A genomic segment from Andrena cerasifolii isolate SP2316 chromosome 7, iyAndCera1_principal, whole genome shotgun sequence encodes:
- the LOC143371084 gene encoding uncharacterized protein LOC143371084: MRRASFLVPLCIFSCISVAFAICTVDKHERGSGDRLQCSNVSLDTILNETSTEVPAILIFNSNLRQIPPRAFSKYTRSLQSLNIHKCQIGGIHPDAFDSLSSLKKLSLPNNNITEVKEEWFKDLVYLEQLDLSFNQIDRLQPAIFSKLLLLKRLDVRENRLTCFDPFKFPGGIDKVYFSGNPLRFQCRGKLTLWMRDHGVSYEAELSEKESWLDKLLWLCAIGNADVANSEILMKECVILNLFNQLRTGLSTAELYPLTLPQECVDARKIFTSCIAMQARTHDRAFTNGNVIKRLLQYLQQTKSAH; this comes from the exons ATGCGCCgtgcgtcgttcctcgttccgCTGTGCATTTTCAGCTGCATCAGTGTCGCATTCGCGATATGCACCGTGGACAAACACGAGAGAG GATCGGGCGATCGCTTGCAATGCTCGAACGTCAGCCTGGACACTATTCTGAATGAAACCTCCACCGAGGTGCCCGCGATACTGATCTTCAACTCGAACCTGCGTCAGATTCCTCCGCGAGCGTTCTCCAAGTATACAAGAAGCTTGCAATCCTTGAACATACACAAGTGCCAAATAGGAGGCATCCATCCGGATGCGTTTGATAGTTTGTCCAGCTTGAAGAAGCTCAGCCTACCGAATAACAATATCACGGAAGTGAAGGAGGAGTGGTTCAAGGACCTGGTGTACCTGGAGCAATTAGACTTATCCTTCAATCAGATCGACAGACTCCAGCCAGCAATCTTTAGCAAGCTGCTGCTTCTCAAGCGACTGGACGTCAGAGAGAACCGTTTGACTTGCTTCGACCCTTTCAAGTTCCCGGGGGGCATCGACAAAGTCTACTTCTCCGGGAACCCTCTCCGCTTCCAGTGCAGGGGAAAG TTGACTCTGTGGATGCGGGACCACGGGGTGAGCTACGAGGCGGAGCTGAGCGAGAAGGAGTCGTGGCTGGATAAGCTGCTTTGGCTCTGCGCCATCGGCAACGCGGACGTCGCCAACTCAGAAATCCTGATGAAAGAATGCGTTATCCTGAATCTGTTCAACCAGCTCCGGACAGGCCTGAGCACTGCGGAATTGTATCCACTGACCCTGCCTCAGGAGTGCGTGGACGCTAGGAAGATCTTTACCAGTTGCATAGCCATGCAAGCACGGACACACGATCGTGCGTTCACAAATGGAAACGTTATTAAGAGACTTCTTCAATATCTGCAGCAGACCAAGTCAGCCCACTGA
- the LOC143371080 gene encoding uncharacterized protein LOC143371080 isoform X1, which yields MLQAMPETAITPKSPSSSLSASTSSREESGHFSVENTLARCVRRKFHVYSQLPIRCQRPNRYYRPPRTSFKLAGLGTINRTASINTAKSCPDNATCASMFRVIGTPHCKKSLSMIDLSASVMEAENGNFRSDSSSIVEMNEEVDRVNAGNEVGIGVGIKKWMDGFVAPEPEEGSSRYFQNPRKAASMMCRVLMLNAWRRRRGEVLYLRDTIDNLHLQIFVLRRLIDTENIRICKMTGEVHRVKMQFDETSKEKDALRTEKEKMLEEMKRLDELSEERLVAAENVRNELLTVQSQLRALDEQMSRDREKFLELRKENGMLLEKVTASETLAAERGAMAEKAESVTEDLQMRLAMQIALVESSQRQIQRYSKELKAKQDEKSKLEKFLRSSEETGKSLKLRTAFLETQLADRETNLRRLESAYNSQMSELNELRERLIRQSQEGGWSSRMLQIAGSVVRAPRAILRTLLSTTNPALTS from the exons ATGCTGCAAGCGATGCCAGAAACTGCAATTACGCCGAAAAGCCCATCATCTTCGTTGAGTGCCTCGACGAGCTCGAGGGAGGAGTCGGGCCACTTCTCCGTGGAGAATACGCTGGCGCGATGCGTGCGACGTAAATTCCATGTGTACTCCCAGCTCCCAATAAGATGCCAAAGACCGAACCGGTACTATCGTCCGCCACGGACCTCCTTCAAATTGGCCGGCCTCGGGACAATCAATCGCACAGCTTCAATTAACACCGCGAAAAGCTGCCCAGACAATGCAACATGCGCGTCCATGTTTCGCGTGATCGGTACGCCGCACTGCAAAAAGAGCTTATCGATGATTGATCTATCGGCGTCGGTAATGGAGGCAGAGAACGGTAACTTCAG GTCGGACAGCAGTTCGATCGTAGAGATGAACGAGGAGGTGGACAGAGTGAACGCGGGAAACGAGGTTGGGATCGGTGTCGGCATTAAAAAGTGGATGGACGGATTCGTGGCGCCGGAACCAGAGGAGGGGAGCTCGCGATACTTTCAAAATCCAAGAAAAGCAGCGAGCATGATGTGCCGCGTGCTGATGCTGAACGCTTGGAGACGTAGACGTGGCGAGGTTCTTTACCTCCGCGACACGATCGACAATCTACATCTGCAGATTTTCGTGCTGCGTCGACTGATCGACACCGAGAATATCCGCATTTGCAAAATGACCGGCGAGGTGCACCGCGTCAAGATGCAATTCGACGagacgtcgaaagagaaggacgCGCTGCGAACG GAAAAAGAGAAAATGCTAGAGGAGATGAAGCGTTTGGACGAGCTCAGCGAGGAGAGGCTGGTCGCGGCGGAAAACGTACGGAACGAGCTGCTCACCGTGCAAAGTCAGCTTCGGGCGCTCGACGAGCAAATGTCAAGGGATCGGGAGAAGTTTCTGGAGTTGCGGAAGGAGAACGGAATGCTTCTGGAAAAG GTGACTGCCAGCGAGACACTAGCCGCGGAACGTGGCGCAATGGCAGAGAAAGCAGAATCGGTCACGGAGGATCTGCAGATGAGACTGGCCATGCAGATCGCCCTGGTCGAATCCTCGCAGCGACAGATCCAACGTTACTCCAA AGAGTTGAAGGCGAAGCAGGACGAGAAGTCGAAATTGGAGAAGTTCCTGAGGTCGAGCGAAGAAACAGGCAAATCCTTGAAGTTGCGCACAGCTTTCTTGGAGACCCAACTGGCCGACCGCGAAACGAACCTGCGTCGCTTAGAGTCAGCATACAATTCGCAAAT GTCGGAATTGAATGAGCTGAGGGAACGGTTGATACGACAGTCCCAGGAAGGAGGTTGGAGCAGTAGAATGCTACAAATCGCCGGTAGCGTTGTTCGCGCGCCGAGGGCCATTCTCCGTACACTCTTATCCACTACGAATCCAGCATTGACTTCCTAA
- the LOC143371080 gene encoding uncharacterized protein LOC143371080 isoform X2, with protein MLQAMPETAITPKSPSSSLSASTSSREESGHFSVENTLARCVRRKFHVYSQLPIRCQRPNRYYRPPRTSFKLAGLGTINRTASINTAKSCPDNATCASMFRVIGTPHCKKSLSMIDLSASVMEAENGNFRSDSSSIVEMNEEVDRVNAGNEVGIGVGIKKWMDGFVAPEPEEGSSRYFQNPRKAASMMCRVLMLNAWRRRRGEVLYLRDTIDNLHLQIFVLRRLIDTENIRICKMTGEVHRVKMQFDETSKEKDALRTVTASETLAAERGAMAEKAESVTEDLQMRLAMQIALVESSQRQIQRYSKELKAKQDEKSKLEKFLRSSEETGKSLKLRTAFLETQLADRETNLRRLESAYNSQMSELNELRERLIRQSQEGGWSSRMLQIAGSVVRAPRAILRTLLSTTNPALTS; from the exons ATGCTGCAAGCGATGCCAGAAACTGCAATTACGCCGAAAAGCCCATCATCTTCGTTGAGTGCCTCGACGAGCTCGAGGGAGGAGTCGGGCCACTTCTCCGTGGAGAATACGCTGGCGCGATGCGTGCGACGTAAATTCCATGTGTACTCCCAGCTCCCAATAAGATGCCAAAGACCGAACCGGTACTATCGTCCGCCACGGACCTCCTTCAAATTGGCCGGCCTCGGGACAATCAATCGCACAGCTTCAATTAACACCGCGAAAAGCTGCCCAGACAATGCAACATGCGCGTCCATGTTTCGCGTGATCGGTACGCCGCACTGCAAAAAGAGCTTATCGATGATTGATCTATCGGCGTCGGTAATGGAGGCAGAGAACGGTAACTTCAG GTCGGACAGCAGTTCGATCGTAGAGATGAACGAGGAGGTGGACAGAGTGAACGCGGGAAACGAGGTTGGGATCGGTGTCGGCATTAAAAAGTGGATGGACGGATTCGTGGCGCCGGAACCAGAGGAGGGGAGCTCGCGATACTTTCAAAATCCAAGAAAAGCAGCGAGCATGATGTGCCGCGTGCTGATGCTGAACGCTTGGAGACGTAGACGTGGCGAGGTTCTTTACCTCCGCGACACGATCGACAATCTACATCTGCAGATTTTCGTGCTGCGTCGACTGATCGACACCGAGAATATCCGCATTTGCAAAATGACCGGCGAGGTGCACCGCGTCAAGATGCAATTCGACGagacgtcgaaagagaaggacgCGCTGCGAACG GTGACTGCCAGCGAGACACTAGCCGCGGAACGTGGCGCAATGGCAGAGAAAGCAGAATCGGTCACGGAGGATCTGCAGATGAGACTGGCCATGCAGATCGCCCTGGTCGAATCCTCGCAGCGACAGATCCAACGTTACTCCAA AGAGTTGAAGGCGAAGCAGGACGAGAAGTCGAAATTGGAGAAGTTCCTGAGGTCGAGCGAAGAAACAGGCAAATCCTTGAAGTTGCGCACAGCTTTCTTGGAGACCCAACTGGCCGACCGCGAAACGAACCTGCGTCGCTTAGAGTCAGCATACAATTCGCAAAT GTCGGAATTGAATGAGCTGAGGGAACGGTTGATACGACAGTCCCAGGAAGGAGGTTGGAGCAGTAGAATGCTACAAATCGCCGGTAGCGTTGTTCGCGCGCCGAGGGCCATTCTCCGTACACTCTTATCCACTACGAATCCAGCATTGACTTCCTAA
- the LOC143371071 gene encoding apoptosis-resistant E3 ubiquitin protein ligase 1 isoform X2, whose amino-acid sequence MPDKNRGCRDGQRDKDIFADEISSIGMSLRPSGSASSGISTLASCCEVEALPELPPQDEERLQRAARLLQQRLVLRQWLTDHGLHSYYQKLMQMEVMSLEDVYWVEENAARTALGKDLPRWIQARHTLPTSKEDLETLKADLWSAVVKNSQHQDAWTWGGMLVVSVSVAGLVTLAAMTQPALAPEAKHSLLQYVTGKYLLPSNCRVHFEWDEPQLVGETMTFTVKFYQRNGQPYPICDKDNLIIEVTEGSRRVATLIELGGTDPLAANTAVVKFTVRHAGQYRIAVLIGSCHVHGSPFLKNFLPGPPDPNKTVFVRQSSTVVCTAGIAHSMTIEPRDEYDNLCVFGPGDKPTEGYQVNITQIGSVVDKSAVTNCSIQLDYDPPNQRIHLKVSFPKGGCYHATVSLAGLQLHNGDFDIIVLESDVARMVHSNVATKDPDICYAAKLLGMQGEKFSKPKKVVCFISPKQLTIKEYLLRIIPKRLVTFRLCPSTKFHFDCTNDQYDGYNSFSIDDGCQPPVELISLYRDIIAATFTLFLLKNIGGSETFADKQDFFYHEVRKHHQKHYHEKLSMKVQREKLLESSMKATKGFSVSDWCRNFEITFQGEQGVDWGGVRREWFELICAALFDPGNGLFACFGESPQALVHPNSKRPSNLKLKHYEFAGRIVGKCLYESALGGSYRQLVRARFTRSFLAQIIGLRVHYKYFEQDDPDLYLSKIKYILENDVEEMELYFVEEEYDKDGQLLKVAELIPGGSKVRVTNDTKLRYLDALAQHRLASSIRNEVEHFLRGLNELIPDNLLGIFDENELELLLCGTGEYSVADLRAHHIANGSSSEFLRVLDWFWTAVSNFTQEEMARLLQFTTGCSQLPPGGFQQLSPQFQITAAPTFANLPTAHTCFNQLCLPDYECYDHFERALLLAISEGTEGFGMI is encoded by the exons ATGCCGGACAAAAATCGAGGCTGTCGGGATGGACAACGCGACAAAGATATCTTTGCCGACGAGATATCGTCCATCGGCATGTCGCTGCGGCCCAGCGGCAGCGCATCTTCCG GCATCTCAACCCTTGCGAGCTGTTGCGAAGTGGAGGCGTTGCCGGAACTTCCGCCGCAGGACGAGGAACGCTTGCAACGCGCTGCACGCTTGCTGCAGCAGAGACTCGTTTTACGCCAGTGGTTGACGGACCATGGCCTACACAGCTATTACCAAAA GCTGATGCAGATGGAAGTGATGTCTCTGGAGGACGTGTACTGGGTGGAGGAGAATGCGGCACGGACGGCTCTTGGCAAGGATCTGCCGCGATGGATTCAGGCCAGACACACGTTGCCCACCTCCAAAGAGGATTTAGAGACCCTCAAGGCTGATCTGTGGAGCGCCGTTGTGAAGAACAGCCAGCACCAGGACGCGTGGACATGGG GTGGAATGTTAGTAGTTTCTGTGTCGGTGGCGGGGCTGGTGACCCTCGCCGCTATGACGCAGCCCGCCCTAGCACCGGAAGCGAAACACTCCCTGCTGCAATATGTGACCGGGAAGTATTTGCTACCGAGCAACTGCCGCGTGCATTTCGAGTGGGACGAGCCACAGCTGGTGGGAGAGACAATGACATTTACCGTCAAG TTCTATCAACGCAACGGGCAACCGTATCCCATCTGCGACAAGGACAACCTGATAATCGAGGTGACGGAAGGCTCACGGCGAGTAGCTACCCTGATAGAGCTGGGTGGCACCGACCCCTTAGCCGCGAACACCGCAGTAGTGAAGTTCACTGTCCGACACGCTGGACAATATCGAATAGCCGTACTTATTGGCTCGTGTCATGTCCACGGTAGCCCGTTTCTTAAGAATTTCCTTCCCG GTCCACCGGATCCAAACAAGACCGTCTTCGTGCGACAAAGTTCCACGGTGGTTTGTACAGCTGGTATCGCGCACAGCATGACGATAGAGCCGCGAGACGAGTACGACAACTTGTGTGTATTCGGGCCCGGGGATAAGCCCACGGAAGGCTACCAAGTTAATATCACTCAG ATCGGTAGCGTAGTAGACAAATCGGCCGTCACGAATTGTAGCATACAGCTCGACTATGACCCCCCTAATCAAAGGATTCACTTAAAAGTCAGCTTCCCCAAAGGTGGCTGCTATCACGCGACAGTTAGCTTAGCTGGCCTGCAACTGCACAACGGTGATTTCGACATCATTGTACTGGAGA GTGATGTCGCGAGAATGGTGCACAGCAATGTAGCCACGAAGGATCCCGATATCTGTTACGCGGCGAAATTGCTAGGGATGCAGGGCGAGAAGTTCTCGAAGCCGAAGAAGGTCGTCTGTTTCATTTCGCCTAAGCAGCTGACGATCAAAGAGTATCTGCTGAGAATCATACCGAAAAGACTCGTCACGTTCAGGCTCTGCCCATCAACCAAG TTCCATTTCGATTGTACGAATGATCAGTACGATGGTTACAACTCTTTTTCTATCGATGATGGATGTCAGCCACCCGTTGAATTAATTTCCCTCTATCGAGACATTATCGCCGCTACATTTACGTTGTTTCTGTTGAAAAACATAGGTGGAAGCGAAACATTCGCAGATAAGCAGGATTTCTTTTATCACGAAGTTCGAAAGCACCATCAGAAGCATTATCACGAAAAGCTTTCGATGAAAGTTCAGCGGGAAAAGCTATTGGAAtcg TCTATGAAAGCAACCAAAGGGTTCTCCGTGAGCGACTGGTGTAGGAACTTCGAGATCACCTTCCAAGGAGAGCAAG GGGTGGATTGGGGCGGTGTTCGACGCGAATGGTTCGAACTGATTTGCGCCGCGCTGTTCGACCCGGGGAACGGATTGTTCGCGTGTTTCGGGGAGTCCCCGCAGGCTTTAGTTCATCCTAATAGCAAACGGCCTTCGAACCTCAAATTGAAGCATTACGAGTTTGCAGGTCGCATAGTCGGCAAATGCCTGTACGAATCTGCACTGGGTGGTTCTTATCGGCAGTTAGTGCGCGCTAGATTCACCAGATCCTTCCTCGCGCAGATCATAGGCCTCAGAGTACATTACAAG TATTTCGAGCAAGACGACCCAGATCTGTACCTCAGCAAGATAAAATACATCCTTGAAAACGACGTGGAGGAGATGGAGTTGTATTTCGTTGAAGAAGAATACGATAAAGACGGTCAATTATTAAAG GTCGCCGAGTTAATCCCTGGAGGTAGCAAGGTTCGTGTGACCAACGACACAAAATTACGATATTTGGATGCACTGGCGCAACACAGGCTTGCTAGCTCGATACGGAACGAAGTGGAGCATTTTCTACGTGGCCTAAACGAACTGATTCCAGACAACCTTTTGGGAATATTCGACGAGAACGAGCTGGAA CTACTGCTGTGTGGAACGGGCGAGTACAGCGTGGCAGATTTACGCGCGCATCACATAGCCAATGGAAGTTCCTCCGAGTTCCTCCGTGTTCTCGATTGGTTCTGGACCGCGGTCAGCAACTTTACGCAGGAGGAGATGGCCAGATTGCTACAATTCACCACAGGTTGCTCGCAATTACCACCCGGTGGATTCCAACAGCTGAGTCCACAGTTCCAGATTACAGCCGCACCAACTTTTGCTAACTTGCCTACAGCACACACTTG CTTCAATCAACTCTGCTTACCCGATTACGAGTGTTACGATCACTTTGAACGAGCATTGCTGCTGGCGATCAGCGAGGGTACCGAGGGCTTTGGTATGATCTAA
- the LOC143371071 gene encoding apoptosis-resistant E3 ubiquitin protein ligase 1 isoform X1, which translates to MARWSTVLSGVFLALSMVLSLGKLLMLASGIGSNGDLTEADQWLDEIGLKQYRPLFREKGISTLASCCEVEALPELPPQDEERLQRAARLLQQRLVLRQWLTDHGLHSYYQKLMQMEVMSLEDVYWVEENAARTALGKDLPRWIQARHTLPTSKEDLETLKADLWSAVVKNSQHQDAWTWGGMLVVSVSVAGLVTLAAMTQPALAPEAKHSLLQYVTGKYLLPSNCRVHFEWDEPQLVGETMTFTVKFYQRNGQPYPICDKDNLIIEVTEGSRRVATLIELGGTDPLAANTAVVKFTVRHAGQYRIAVLIGSCHVHGSPFLKNFLPGPPDPNKTVFVRQSSTVVCTAGIAHSMTIEPRDEYDNLCVFGPGDKPTEGYQVNITQIGSVVDKSAVTNCSIQLDYDPPNQRIHLKVSFPKGGCYHATVSLAGLQLHNGDFDIIVLESDVARMVHSNVATKDPDICYAAKLLGMQGEKFSKPKKVVCFISPKQLTIKEYLLRIIPKRLVTFRLCPSTKFHFDCTNDQYDGYNSFSIDDGCQPPVELISLYRDIIAATFTLFLLKNIGGSETFADKQDFFYHEVRKHHQKHYHEKLSMKVQREKLLESSMKATKGFSVSDWCRNFEITFQGEQGVDWGGVRREWFELICAALFDPGNGLFACFGESPQALVHPNSKRPSNLKLKHYEFAGRIVGKCLYESALGGSYRQLVRARFTRSFLAQIIGLRVHYKYFEQDDPDLYLSKIKYILENDVEEMELYFVEEEYDKDGQLLKVAELIPGGSKVRVTNDTKLRYLDALAQHRLASSIRNEVEHFLRGLNELIPDNLLGIFDENELELLLCGTGEYSVADLRAHHIANGSSSEFLRVLDWFWTAVSNFTQEEMARLLQFTTGCSQLPPGGFQQLSPQFQITAAPTFANLPTAHTCFNQLCLPDYECYDHFERALLLAISEGTEGFGMI; encoded by the exons ATGGCACGATGGTCGACCGTACTGTCGGGGGTATTCCTGGCCCTTTCTATGGTTCTGTCCCTCGGCAAACTTCTGATGCTAGCCAGTGGAATTGGAAGCAACGGGGATCTCACCGAGGCAGATCAGTGGCTCGATGAAATCGGCCTGAAACAGTACCGGCCTCTCTTCAGGGAAAAAG GCATCTCAACCCTTGCGAGCTGTTGCGAAGTGGAGGCGTTGCCGGAACTTCCGCCGCAGGACGAGGAACGCTTGCAACGCGCTGCACGCTTGCTGCAGCAGAGACTCGTTTTACGCCAGTGGTTGACGGACCATGGCCTACACAGCTATTACCAAAA GCTGATGCAGATGGAAGTGATGTCTCTGGAGGACGTGTACTGGGTGGAGGAGAATGCGGCACGGACGGCTCTTGGCAAGGATCTGCCGCGATGGATTCAGGCCAGACACACGTTGCCCACCTCCAAAGAGGATTTAGAGACCCTCAAGGCTGATCTGTGGAGCGCCGTTGTGAAGAACAGCCAGCACCAGGACGCGTGGACATGGG GTGGAATGTTAGTAGTTTCTGTGTCGGTGGCGGGGCTGGTGACCCTCGCCGCTATGACGCAGCCCGCCCTAGCACCGGAAGCGAAACACTCCCTGCTGCAATATGTGACCGGGAAGTATTTGCTACCGAGCAACTGCCGCGTGCATTTCGAGTGGGACGAGCCACAGCTGGTGGGAGAGACAATGACATTTACCGTCAAG TTCTATCAACGCAACGGGCAACCGTATCCCATCTGCGACAAGGACAACCTGATAATCGAGGTGACGGAAGGCTCACGGCGAGTAGCTACCCTGATAGAGCTGGGTGGCACCGACCCCTTAGCCGCGAACACCGCAGTAGTGAAGTTCACTGTCCGACACGCTGGACAATATCGAATAGCCGTACTTATTGGCTCGTGTCATGTCCACGGTAGCCCGTTTCTTAAGAATTTCCTTCCCG GTCCACCGGATCCAAACAAGACCGTCTTCGTGCGACAAAGTTCCACGGTGGTTTGTACAGCTGGTATCGCGCACAGCATGACGATAGAGCCGCGAGACGAGTACGACAACTTGTGTGTATTCGGGCCCGGGGATAAGCCCACGGAAGGCTACCAAGTTAATATCACTCAG ATCGGTAGCGTAGTAGACAAATCGGCCGTCACGAATTGTAGCATACAGCTCGACTATGACCCCCCTAATCAAAGGATTCACTTAAAAGTCAGCTTCCCCAAAGGTGGCTGCTATCACGCGACAGTTAGCTTAGCTGGCCTGCAACTGCACAACGGTGATTTCGACATCATTGTACTGGAGA GTGATGTCGCGAGAATGGTGCACAGCAATGTAGCCACGAAGGATCCCGATATCTGTTACGCGGCGAAATTGCTAGGGATGCAGGGCGAGAAGTTCTCGAAGCCGAAGAAGGTCGTCTGTTTCATTTCGCCTAAGCAGCTGACGATCAAAGAGTATCTGCTGAGAATCATACCGAAAAGACTCGTCACGTTCAGGCTCTGCCCATCAACCAAG TTCCATTTCGATTGTACGAATGATCAGTACGATGGTTACAACTCTTTTTCTATCGATGATGGATGTCAGCCACCCGTTGAATTAATTTCCCTCTATCGAGACATTATCGCCGCTACATTTACGTTGTTTCTGTTGAAAAACATAGGTGGAAGCGAAACATTCGCAGATAAGCAGGATTTCTTTTATCACGAAGTTCGAAAGCACCATCAGAAGCATTATCACGAAAAGCTTTCGATGAAAGTTCAGCGGGAAAAGCTATTGGAAtcg TCTATGAAAGCAACCAAAGGGTTCTCCGTGAGCGACTGGTGTAGGAACTTCGAGATCACCTTCCAAGGAGAGCAAG GGGTGGATTGGGGCGGTGTTCGACGCGAATGGTTCGAACTGATTTGCGCCGCGCTGTTCGACCCGGGGAACGGATTGTTCGCGTGTTTCGGGGAGTCCCCGCAGGCTTTAGTTCATCCTAATAGCAAACGGCCTTCGAACCTCAAATTGAAGCATTACGAGTTTGCAGGTCGCATAGTCGGCAAATGCCTGTACGAATCTGCACTGGGTGGTTCTTATCGGCAGTTAGTGCGCGCTAGATTCACCAGATCCTTCCTCGCGCAGATCATAGGCCTCAGAGTACATTACAAG TATTTCGAGCAAGACGACCCAGATCTGTACCTCAGCAAGATAAAATACATCCTTGAAAACGACGTGGAGGAGATGGAGTTGTATTTCGTTGAAGAAGAATACGATAAAGACGGTCAATTATTAAAG GTCGCCGAGTTAATCCCTGGAGGTAGCAAGGTTCGTGTGACCAACGACACAAAATTACGATATTTGGATGCACTGGCGCAACACAGGCTTGCTAGCTCGATACGGAACGAAGTGGAGCATTTTCTACGTGGCCTAAACGAACTGATTCCAGACAACCTTTTGGGAATATTCGACGAGAACGAGCTGGAA CTACTGCTGTGTGGAACGGGCGAGTACAGCGTGGCAGATTTACGCGCGCATCACATAGCCAATGGAAGTTCCTCCGAGTTCCTCCGTGTTCTCGATTGGTTCTGGACCGCGGTCAGCAACTTTACGCAGGAGGAGATGGCCAGATTGCTACAATTCACCACAGGTTGCTCGCAATTACCACCCGGTGGATTCCAACAGCTGAGTCCACAGTTCCAGATTACAGCCGCACCAACTTTTGCTAACTTGCCTACAGCACACACTTG CTTCAATCAACTCTGCTTACCCGATTACGAGTGTTACGATCACTTTGAACGAGCATTGCTGCTGGCGATCAGCGAGGGTACCGAGGGCTTTGGTATGATCTAA